In the genome of Olsenella profusa DSM 13989, one region contains:
- a CDS encoding ABC transporter permease, translating into MATNQGARLDRRKLMADPIMVTTIVVLIAFLTLFILYPLAILLVDSFVTDRGITLDVFARVLALPSFDTAITNTLSVGFCVSVVSALVGLLFAYVEVYVRLGGRFMAGLFRVVSILPVVSPPFVLSLSMILLFGKSGLITRGLLGIPDNNIYGFWGIFVVQSLTFFPVCYMMLKGLLKNIDPSLEEAARDMGASRWKVFTSVTLPLILPGLGNAFLVTFIESIADFANPMIIGGSYDTLATTIYLQITGAYDKEGAAAMAVVLLCITLLMFVVQKYVLEARSTSTLSGKASRARMLITDASVRLPLSILCGAVALFVVVMYACVPLGALFKTWGRDYSLTTKWFGLVFSRYHGLQAFRDSFLLSFVSAPITALLSMIISYLVVKRSFRSKGFIEAVSMLAMAVPGTVLGVGYIRGFSGGLFHTGVMKGLYGSAAILVIVFIVRSLPTGTRSGISALRQIDKSIEESAYDMGADSFTVFMTVTLPLIKDSFLSGLVTAFVRSITAISAIILLVTPQFLLITVQINEFAGKGDYGVACAFSTILIVITYAAVLLMNLIIGRFGTSTATSKEE; encoded by the coding sequence ATGGCCACAAACCAAGGAGCCAGGCTCGATCGCAGGAAGCTGATGGCCGACCCCATCATGGTCACCACCATCGTCGTCCTCATCGCCTTCCTGACGCTGTTCATCCTCTATCCGCTGGCCATCCTGCTGGTGGACTCGTTCGTCACCGACAGGGGCATCACCCTCGACGTGTTCGCGCGGGTGCTCGCCCTGCCATCGTTCGACACGGCCATCACCAACACGCTGTCGGTGGGCTTCTGCGTGAGCGTCGTCTCGGCGCTGGTGGGACTGCTCTTTGCCTACGTTGAGGTGTACGTGCGACTCGGGGGCAGGTTCATGGCAGGGCTCTTCAGGGTGGTCTCCATCCTGCCGGTGGTCTCCCCTCCCTTCGTGCTCTCGCTTTCCATGATCCTGCTCTTTGGCAAGTCGGGCCTCATCACCCGTGGCCTTTTGGGCATCCCCGACAACAACATCTATGGCTTCTGGGGCATCTTCGTGGTGCAGAGCCTCACGTTCTTCCCGGTGTGCTACATGATGCTCAAGGGCCTGCTCAAGAACATCGATCCCTCCCTCGAGGAGGCCGCCCGCGACATGGGGGCCTCGCGCTGGAAGGTCTTCACCTCCGTCACCCTGCCGCTCATCCTGCCCGGTCTGGGCAACGCGTTTCTGGTGACCTTCATCGAGTCCATCGCCGACTTCGCCAACCCCATGATCATCGGTGGCTCCTACGACACGCTGGCGACCACCATCTACCTGCAGATCACGGGAGCCTACGACAAGGAGGGCGCTGCGGCCATGGCCGTCGTCCTCCTGTGCATCACCCTGCTCATGTTCGTCGTCCAGAAGTACGTGCTCGAGGCCAGGAGCACCTCCACGCTCTCCGGCAAGGCCTCGCGCGCCCGCATGCTCATCACGGACGCCTCCGTGCGGCTGCCACTCTCCATCCTCTGTGGCGCCGTGGCCCTGTTCGTGGTGGTCATGTATGCCTGCGTGCCGCTTGGGGCCCTCTTCAAGACCTGGGGACGCGACTACTCGCTCACCACCAAGTGGTTTGGCCTCGTGTTCTCGCGCTACCATGGCCTGCAGGCGTTCCGTGACTCCTTCCTGCTCTCGTTCGTGTCGGCACCCATCACCGCCCTGCTCTCCATGATCATCTCCTACCTGGTGGTCAAGCGAAGCTTCCGCTCCAAGGGCTTCATCGAGGCGGTGTCGATGCTCGCGATGGCCGTACCCGGCACCGTGCTGGGCGTGGGCTACATCCGCGGCTTCTCGGGAGGCCTCTTCCATACGGGGGTCATGAAGGGACTCTATGGCTCGGCGGCCATCCTGGTCATCGTCTTCATCGTGCGCTCGCTGCCCACCGGCACGCGCTCGGGCATCTCGGCCCTGCGCCAGATCGACAAGTCCATCGAGGAGTCCGCCTACGACATGGGCGCCGACAGCTTCACGGTGTTCATGACCGTCACCCTGCCGCTCATCAAGGACTCGTTCCTCTCCGGCCTCGTGACCGCCTTCGTGCGCTCCATCACGGCCATCTCGGCCATCATCCTGCTCGTGACGCCCCAGTTCCTGCTCATCACGGTGCAGATCAACGAGTTCGCCGGCAAGGGGGACTACGGTGTCGCCTGCGCCTTCTCCACCATCCTGATCGTCATCACCTATGCCGCCGTCCTGCTCATGAACCTCATCATCGGGCGCTTTGGCACCAGTACCGCAACCTCCAAGGAGGAATAG